A stretch of Imperialibacter roseus DNA encodes these proteins:
- the ftsA gene encoding cell division protein FtsA, giving the protein MQNDKIIVGLDIGTTKICAIVGRKNEYGKLEVMGMGKAVSDGVIRGIVTNIDKTVSAIEKAVAEAEEQSGIDIRVVNVGIAGQHIRSSIHHGSITRQSNDDEITVEDVNRLTNDMYKIVIPPGSEIIHVMPQDYIVDYEEGIKDPVGMSGVKLEADFHVITAQTNAINNINKCVRRAGLEIENLILEPLASSLAVLSEEEKEAGVCLVDIGGGTTDIAIFYDNIIRHTAVIPFGGNILTTDIKQGCMVMEHQAELLKTKFGKAIAEEANPNEIISIPGLRNRAPKEISVKNLAHVIEARMEEIIEMVHTEIITSGFQHKLAGGIVVTGGGSQLACVQQLFEYMSGMDSRIGYPNEHLGKGKLETVKSPMYATTVGLVLSGFRALDERENRYNEKSLHKPVQGKSISRKDLTVPKNFFNNMLEKTKKMLIDDFDDKME; this is encoded by the coding sequence ATGCAAAACGATAAAATTATTGTTGGCCTCGACATAGGCACCACCAAGATATGTGCCATTGTCGGCCGTAAAAATGAATATGGAAAGCTCGAAGTGATGGGCATGGGTAAGGCCGTTTCCGACGGGGTGATCCGTGGCATTGTGACCAACATCGACAAGACGGTGAGCGCCATAGAAAAGGCCGTGGCTGAAGCAGAGGAGCAGTCGGGTATTGACATCCGGGTGGTGAATGTGGGCATTGCTGGTCAGCACATCCGCAGCTCTATCCACCATGGGTCGATCACCCGTCAGTCCAACGACGATGAGATCACCGTGGAAGACGTGAATCGCCTGACCAACGACATGTACAAGATCGTGATCCCACCAGGGAGCGAGATCATCCACGTGATGCCTCAGGACTACATCGTCGACTATGAGGAAGGTATCAAAGATCCCGTAGGTATGTCGGGTGTGAAGCTCGAAGCTGACTTCCACGTGATCACGGCACAGACGAACGCTATTAACAACATCAATAAGTGCGTGCGCAGAGCAGGTCTTGAGATCGAGAACCTCATCCTCGAGCCGCTGGCGTCAAGCCTGGCAGTGCTCAGCGAAGAAGAGAAAGAAGCCGGCGTTTGCCTGGTCGACATAGGCGGCGGTACCACAGACATCGCCATTTTCTACGACAATATCATTCGCCACACGGCAGTAATTCCTTTCGGCGGTAACATACTGACGACCGATATCAAGCAGGGCTGCATGGTGATGGAACACCAGGCTGAGCTATTGAAAACCAAGTTTGGAAAAGCCATCGCTGAAGAGGCAAACCCTAATGAGATTATCTCAATTCCCGGCCTTAGAAACCGTGCTCCCAAGGAAATTTCTGTGAAGAACCTGGCGCATGTGATCGAAGCCCGCATGGAAGAGATCATAGAAATGGTGCACACCGAAATCATTACCTCAGGCTTCCAGCACAAGCTGGCAGGGGGCATTGTGGTTACCGGTGGTGGTAGCCAGCTGGCATGTGTGCAGCAGTTATTTGAATACATGTCGGGCATGGATAGCAGAATAGGTTATCCTAACGAGCACCTCGGCAAAGGCAAGCTGGAAACAGTGAAAAGCCCCATGTATGCTACCACAGTGGGTTTGGTGTTGAGTGGCTTCCGGGCCCTCGATGAGCGTGAAAACCGGTACAATGAGAAATCGTTGCACAAGCCGGTGCAAGGGAAGTCAATTAGCCGCAAGGACTTGACTGTACCAAAGAACTTCTTCAACAATATGCTGGAGAAGACAAAGAAAATGTTGATTGATGATTTTGACGATAAAATGGAATAG
- a CDS encoding cell division protein FtsQ/DivIB, giving the protein MLRKIKIKRGVYFVAGAILLFVLIGFVSKKQMDKPFSEVYIDIDYSQGNYFIHENDIRKLINAPGNEVLTGSFAGDINLRNIETKIEKHPFVKEAEVFRDLRGNIKAKIKQKKPIARIINNGGFGAYITDAGEVIPLSDNYTARVVLVKIPSSKKYKVSIEEDEQGKGLFEMVSYLEASKFWKAQIAEISMDKRGEMILYPQVTRQYIEFGKAEDIETKFSKLHIFYTKILPEKGWNTYEKVNVKYKDQIVCE; this is encoded by the coding sequence ATGCTGCGTAAAATAAAAATAAAGAGAGGCGTGTATTTCGTGGCAGGTGCCATCCTGCTGTTCGTACTGATTGGGTTTGTTAGCAAAAAGCAAATGGACAAGCCTTTCAGCGAAGTCTATATCGACATCGACTATAGCCAGGGAAATTATTTCATCCACGAGAATGACATCAGGAAGCTGATCAATGCTCCGGGCAACGAAGTGCTGACGGGATCATTCGCTGGTGACATCAACCTCAGGAATATTGAAACGAAGATCGAGAAGCACCCTTTTGTGAAAGAGGCCGAGGTGTTCAGGGATTTGAGGGGCAATATAAAGGCGAAGATTAAGCAGAAAAAGCCTATTGCCAGAATCATCAACAACGGAGGTTTTGGTGCCTATATCACCGATGCAGGGGAGGTAATTCCTCTTTCGGACAATTACACAGCCAGGGTGGTGTTGGTGAAAATACCGTCATCCAAAAAGTACAAAGTTTCTATTGAGGAAGACGAGCAGGGCAAAGGGCTCTTTGAAATGGTGAGCTATCTGGAAGCAAGCAAGTTCTGGAAAGCGCAAATAGCAGAGATTTCGATGGACAAAAGAGGGGAAATGATACTCTACCCTCAGGTGACCAGGCAATATATCGAATTCGGAAAAGCGGAGGACATTGAAACGAAGTTCAGTAAACTCCATATTTTCTATACCAAAATCCTGCCCGAAAAAGGCTGGAATACCTACGAAAAAGTGAACGTGAAATATAAAGACCAAATCGTCTGTGAATAA
- the murC gene encoding UDP-N-acetylmuramate--L-alanine ligase, with amino-acid sequence MTKTGAYRIIISGGGTGGHIFPAVAIGTAFRERFPDADILFVGAEGKMEMQRVPEAGFKIIGLWISGLQRSLSVSNLMFPFKVISSVWKSRKIINDFKPDVVVGVGGYASGPLLYAATSKGIPSLIQEQNSYAGLTNKWLAKRVQKICVAYEGMEKFFPKENLTITGNPIRKDITAGNIIKATAASFYGLDANKPVVLVFGGSLGAKTLNESVLAGLAEFQKAGVQVLWQCGRFYFEQMKQQTATLDMTGIVLLEFIKEMDKAYAAADVVISRAGALSISELCVVGKPVIFVPSPNVAEDHQTSNAMALVEKDAALCVKDIVAREVLVGEVLTLLKNEGRQAVLSANIKALARPDATDKIVDEVARLIGVEEKSSFADLENIYFLGIGGIGMSALARWFNNQGKKVVGYDLTSTALTDELKKEGIDIHFTDDVSLIPENFKANKAKTLVVLTPAIPADHAEWAYFKAAGFDIKKRSEVLGLISKSKFTIAVAGTHGKTTTSSMIAHLLKSAGTPVEAFIGGITANYNSNLLLSDDPKSLLVAEADEFDRSFLRLHPNIAVITSVDPDHLDIYGSAEEMIKTYSAFAGQVIPSGSIFLQGKLQQTLILPARRASVNYYGESFNYRPENVKVVDGQFAFDMVYPEGKMTNLRLQVPGFHNVENMTAAIGVALQLGIDEKAIRQGVASYKGVKRRFESILKDEHHVFIDDYAHHPEEIRQFLRSVRELYPSKELTAVFQPHLYTRTRDFADGFAESLSMADEVILLPIYPAREKPIAGVDAEMIASKISHSRKQVISKDELLAWTKSHDPEVLLTIGAGDIDKMVKPLAEILKTKSYAA; translated from the coding sequence ATGACAAAGACAGGAGCATATCGGATCATTATCAGTGGAGGAGGCACCGGGGGACATATCTTCCCGGCAGTCGCTATTGGTACTGCTTTCAGGGAGCGATTCCCCGATGCTGATATCCTCTTTGTGGGTGCTGAAGGGAAAATGGAAATGCAGCGGGTGCCTGAAGCGGGCTTCAAGATCATTGGTCTTTGGATCAGTGGATTGCAGCGCAGCCTCTCTGTCAGCAACCTTATGTTTCCTTTCAAGGTCATTTCCAGTGTATGGAAATCCAGGAAAATCATCAACGACTTCAAGCCTGATGTGGTGGTGGGCGTAGGCGGTTATGCCAGCGGGCCCTTGTTGTATGCTGCCACTTCCAAAGGCATTCCATCGCTGATTCAGGAGCAGAATTCCTATGCAGGCCTCACCAATAAGTGGTTGGCCAAAAGGGTGCAGAAAATATGTGTGGCCTACGAGGGCATGGAGAAGTTCTTTCCTAAAGAGAACCTGACCATTACTGGCAACCCGATCAGAAAGGACATTACAGCCGGAAATATTATAAAAGCGACAGCCGCTTCCTTCTATGGTCTCGATGCCAATAAACCCGTGGTGCTGGTGTTTGGCGGCAGCCTTGGCGCTAAGACGTTGAACGAAAGCGTGCTAGCCGGGCTGGCTGAATTCCAAAAGGCGGGCGTTCAGGTGCTGTGGCAATGTGGTCGTTTCTATTTCGAGCAGATGAAGCAGCAAACTGCCACGCTCGACATGACCGGCATTGTGCTGCTTGAGTTCATCAAAGAAATGGACAAGGCTTATGCAGCAGCCGATGTGGTGATTTCAAGGGCTGGGGCGTTATCTATTTCCGAGCTTTGCGTGGTAGGCAAGCCTGTCATTTTTGTGCCTTCGCCCAATGTAGCAGAAGACCATCAGACAAGCAATGCGATGGCCCTCGTGGAAAAGGATGCCGCATTGTGTGTCAAAGATATTGTAGCAAGAGAAGTTTTGGTAGGCGAGGTGTTGACCCTTTTGAAGAATGAGGGAAGACAAGCTGTGCTTTCTGCCAACATAAAGGCACTGGCCAGACCAGACGCTACCGACAAAATAGTGGACGAAGTAGCCAGGCTGATAGGTGTTGAAGAAAAATCGTCTTTTGCTGATCTCGAAAATATTTACTTCCTCGGTATTGGTGGTATCGGCATGAGTGCTTTGGCTCGCTGGTTCAACAACCAGGGCAAAAAAGTAGTAGGCTACGACCTCACCTCCACGGCACTTACTGATGAACTGAAGAAAGAAGGCATCGACATCCATTTTACAGATGACGTTTCCCTGATTCCTGAGAATTTCAAAGCCAACAAAGCCAAGACACTGGTGGTGCTGACCCCAGCTATTCCAGCGGATCATGCAGAGTGGGCTTATTTTAAAGCGGCAGGTTTCGATATCAAGAAACGCTCTGAAGTACTTGGGCTGATTTCCAAAAGCAAGTTCACCATAGCGGTGGCTGGCACCCATGGCAAAACTACCACTTCGTCGATGATCGCTCATTTGCTGAAATCTGCCGGCACGCCTGTCGAAGCTTTCATCGGAGGCATCACAGCCAACTACAACAGCAACTTGCTGCTTTCGGATGATCCTAAGTCACTTCTGGTGGCAGAGGCAGATGAATTTGATAGATCCTTTTTACGCCTACATCCTAACATAGCCGTCATAACATCGGTAGATCCTGATCACCTCGATATTTATGGATCTGCTGAAGAAATGATAAAAACATACAGCGCTTTTGCCGGGCAGGTAATCCCTTCTGGAAGCATCTTCCTCCAGGGTAAGCTGCAGCAAACACTTATTTTACCTGCCCGCAGAGCGTCTGTAAATTATTACGGTGAGTCATTTAACTACCGTCCTGAAAATGTGAAAGTAGTTGACGGTCAGTTTGCCTTCGATATGGTATATCCCGAAGGTAAAATGACCAATCTGAGGCTTCAGGTGCCTGGCTTCCACAACGTGGAGAACATGACGGCCGCCATCGGTGTGGCTCTTCAGCTGGGTATCGACGAGAAGGCGATCAGACAAGGAGTGGCTAGCTACAAAGGCGTTAAACGCAGGTTTGAAAGTATACTCAAAGATGAGCACCACGTGTTTATCGATGACTATGCGCATCACCCTGAGGAAATCCGGCAGTTCCTTCGCTCGGTGAGGGAGTTGTATCCATCCAAAGAGTTAACGGCCGTTTTTCAGCCGCATTTGTACACCCGCACCAGGGATTTTGCTGATGGTTTTGCCGAAAGCCTTTCCATGGCCGACGAGGTGATTCTGCTGCCGATTTATCCGGCAAGGGAGAAGCCCATAGCTGGGGTAGATGCTGAAATGATTGCTTCCAAAATCTCGCATTCCAGGAAGCAGGTGATTAGCAAGGACGAATTACTGGCGTGGACGAAGAGCCACGATCCGGAAGTACTGCTCACGATAGGAGCAGGTGATATTGATAAAATGGTAAAGCCGCTGGCGGAAATTTTAAAGACGAAGAGCTATGCTGCGTAA
- a CDS encoding FtsW/RodA/SpoVE family cell cycle protein, with the protein MIKEWIENNLKGDPIIWAIVLALSVLSILVVYSATGTLAYAKMGGDTEYYLMKHSVLTILSLVAIWGAHKIDYRYYSKLSKLALWVSVPLLMITYLFGNTMNEASRWLTIPVINQAFQPSDLAKLALFVTIASILSKRQQSEEELKESLIPILLWCGVICGLIAMSNFSTAVLIFATCMLLMFIGRVPVKYLAMLVMIGALSGAVALTLGQRGQTVISRVQSFLSDDESSLPFQAQQSYIAVASGGIVGKGPGQSDQRNFLPHPYSDFIYAIIIEEYGMIGGVAVILLYLALLYRGMIVFMQSERAYGGLLSAALSFALVMQAFINMGVAVGLGPITGLPLPLVSMGGTSQLFMGISIGIILSVSRGELDEFPSDVKGNGKRKVAAMA; encoded by the coding sequence ATGATAAAGGAATGGATAGAGAATAATCTTAAAGGCGACCCCATCATTTGGGCTATCGTGCTTGCTTTATCGGTACTCAGCATCCTGGTAGTGTACAGCGCCACCGGCACGCTCGCCTATGCAAAAATGGGTGGAGATACTGAGTATTACCTGATGAAGCACTCTGTTTTGACCATACTCAGTCTTGTGGCCATTTGGGGTGCGCATAAGATTGATTACAGGTACTATTCGAAGCTTTCAAAGCTCGCTCTATGGGTGTCGGTGCCGTTGCTGATGATCACCTACCTGTTCGGAAACACGATGAACGAGGCTTCCAGGTGGTTAACCATTCCAGTTATCAACCAGGCTTTCCAGCCATCTGATTTGGCCAAGCTGGCTTTGTTTGTCACCATTGCCAGCATTCTGTCGAAGCGGCAGCAGAGTGAAGAAGAGCTCAAGGAATCGCTGATCCCCATCCTGCTGTGGTGTGGTGTCATTTGTGGCCTGATCGCCATGTCCAACTTCTCCACAGCGGTATTGATCTTCGCTACCTGCATGCTGCTGATGTTCATTGGCCGTGTGCCAGTGAAATACCTGGCCATGCTGGTTATGATTGGTGCGCTCTCCGGAGCCGTGGCGCTAACCCTGGGACAAAGGGGCCAAACTGTAATCAGCCGGGTGCAGTCCTTCCTTTCTGATGATGAATCGTCACTACCCTTTCAGGCACAGCAGTCTTACATCGCTGTGGCCAGTGGAGGCATTGTGGGAAAAGGACCAGGCCAGAGTGACCAAAGAAATTTTCTACCTCACCCGTATTCTGACTTTATCTACGCCATTATCATCGAGGAGTATGGCATGATAGGGGGAGTGGCGGTAATCCTGCTTTATCTGGCGCTGCTCTACCGGGGCATGATCGTGTTTATGCAAAGTGAGCGGGCCTACGGTGGCTTGCTGAGTGCAGCCCTGAGCTTTGCGCTGGTCATGCAGGCCTTCATCAATATGGGCGTTGCCGTGGGGCTTGGGCCAATTACCGGTCTGCCGTTGCCGCTGGTGAGTATGGGTGGTACATCCCAACTGTTTATGGGGATTTCAATAGGCATCATATTGAGTGTGAGCAGGGGAGAATTGGATGAGTTCCCCAGCGATGTGAAAGGAAACGGAAAAAGAAAAGTAGCCGCAATGGCGTAA
- the murD gene encoding UDP-N-acetylmuramoyl-L-alanine--D-glutamate ligase: MEAVKNIVILGAGESGVGAALLAQHKGFNVFVSDGGVLKERYRKDLNAAGIEFEEGKHTVKQILEADLIIKSPGIADKVDIVKKAREKGVEIIDEIEFASRYTKAKTIAITGTNGKTTTTLLTYHLLKEAGYNVGLAGNVGHSFARQVIKDNFDIYVLEVSSFQIDGMNTFKPDVAILLNITPDHLDRYDYSFQKYVNSKFRIIEKMTHEECFIYFADKGPIEEELARRNVEASIFAISLVENVKNGAFLDEDHLVFNIESKKKSHKIPVNQVSLIGKHNMVNSMAAVLTTLTMEAPMEKVVKALKTFKNAPHRLEKVATIDDVLFINDSKATNVDSVYYALEGIEAPIVWIAGGLDKGNDYDRIEALVKDKVKALICLGKDNTKLTDYFTGKVASIRQTQSVNDAARWGADLSAPGDVVLLSPACASFDLFRNYEDRGEQFKDAVVQLKNHVGRGQSV; encoded by the coding sequence ATGGAAGCAGTGAAAAATATCGTCATTTTAGGTGCTGGTGAAAGCGGCGTGGGAGCAGCCTTGCTGGCGCAGCATAAAGGATTCAATGTATTTGTGTCTGATGGTGGCGTGCTGAAGGAGCGCTATCGCAAAGACCTGAACGCTGCCGGCATCGAGTTTGAGGAAGGGAAGCACACAGTCAAGCAAATCCTGGAAGCTGACCTGATTATCAAGAGCCCTGGCATTGCCGACAAGGTAGATATCGTGAAGAAGGCCAGGGAAAAGGGCGTTGAAATTATTGACGAGATAGAATTCGCTTCGAGGTATACGAAGGCGAAGACAATAGCCATTACCGGCACCAACGGAAAGACCACCACCACGCTGCTTACCTACCATTTGCTGAAGGAGGCGGGTTATAACGTGGGGCTGGCTGGCAATGTGGGGCACAGCTTTGCCCGTCAGGTAATCAAAGACAATTTTGACATCTACGTATTGGAAGTGAGCAGCTTCCAGATCGACGGAATGAATACGTTCAAGCCAGACGTGGCCATTTTGCTCAATATCACGCCTGACCACCTCGACAGGTACGACTATAGCTTCCAGAAATATGTCAATAGCAAATTCAGGATCATTGAGAAAATGACCCATGAAGAGTGCTTCATCTACTTTGCTGACAAGGGGCCTATTGAGGAAGAGCTCGCCAGAAGAAATGTGGAGGCATCAATTTTCGCTATCTCTTTGGTTGAGAATGTGAAAAATGGAGCTTTCCTCGACGAAGACCATTTGGTATTCAATATCGAGTCGAAGAAAAAATCGCACAAAATTCCTGTTAATCAGGTGTCGCTCATCGGTAAGCATAACATGGTGAATTCCATGGCGGCGGTTTTGACAACGCTAACCATGGAAGCTCCCATGGAAAAAGTGGTAAAAGCGCTCAAAACCTTCAAGAATGCGCCTCACCGCCTGGAGAAAGTAGCGACCATAGACGATGTGCTGTTCATCAACGATTCGAAAGCCACCAATGTAGACTCTGTCTACTATGCCCTGGAAGGCATTGAGGCGCCCATTGTGTGGATAGCCGGTGGCCTCGACAAAGGCAATGATTACGATAGGATAGAGGCTTTGGTAAAAGACAAGGTGAAAGCCCTGATCTGTTTGGGAAAAGACAATACCAAACTGACGGACTACTTCACCGGCAAAGTGGCTTCTATCAGGCAGACACAATCGGTAAATGATGCTGCCCGCTGGGGTGCAGACTTGTCGGCCCCGGGTGATGTGGTGCTGTTGTCACCGGCTTGCGCCAGTTTCGACCTGTTCAGAAACTATGAAGACCGTGGTGAGCAGTTCAAAGATGCAGTTGTCCAATTAAAGAATCATGTAGGAAGGGGGCAAAGCGTATGA